From Penaeus vannamei isolate JL-2024 chromosome 12, ASM4276789v1, whole genome shotgun sequence, the proteins below share one genomic window:
- the LOC138863570 gene encoding uncharacterized protein: MLFLVSLRTRFVSSDQKAVTPVTVTPVTVTPVTVTPVTVTPVTVTPVTVTPVTVTPVTVTPVTVTPVTVTPVTVTVTPATVTPVTVTPVTVTHATVTPVTVTPVTVTPVTVTPVTVTPVTVTPVTVTPVTVTPATVTPVTVTPVTVTPVTVTPVTVTPVTVTPVTVTPVTVIPVTVTPVTGSEIDWGIDRIS, from the exons ATGCTTTTCTTGGTGTCTCTTCGCACCCGCTTCGTCTCGTCTGACCAGAAGGCTGTCACACCTGTCACTGTCACACCTGTCACTGTCACACCTGTCACTGTCACACCTGTCACTGTCACACCTGTCACTGTCACACCTGTCACTGTCACACCTGTCACTGTCACACCTGTCACTGTCACACCTGTCACTGTCACACCTGTCACTGTCAcacctgtcactgtcactgtcacaccTGCCACTGTCACACCTGTCACTGTCACACCTGTCACTGTCACACATGCCACTGTCACACCTGTCACTGTCACACCTGTCACTGTCACACCTGTCACTGTCACACCTGTCACTGTCACACCTGTCACTGTCACACCTGTTACTGTCACACCTGTCACTGTCACACCTGCCACTGTCACACCTGTCACTGTCACACCTGTCACTGTCACACCTGTCACTGTCACACCTGTCACTGTCACACCTGTCACTGTCACACCTGTCACTGTCACACCTGTCACTGTCATACCTGTCACTGTCACACCTGTCACTGGATCTGAAATAGATTGGGGAATAGATAG GATCTCATAA